In Cydia strobilella chromosome 6, ilCydStro3.1, whole genome shotgun sequence, one DNA window encodes the following:
- the LOC134742419 gene encoding SOSS complex subunit C homolog B codes for MAFPQPNAQRELTNRKILEELQLKKQMLLKQAAVAPLTATTISLTQPNPAGSLPMCSIPPVSATAGFPQLPEANIINTSHRAALQHANATSCGFFVSQDSSFGNQILPVLPRFDSK; via the exons ATGGCGTTTCCTCAGCCCAACGCTCAAAGAG AACTGACAAATAGGAAGATTTTGGAGGAGTTGCAGTTGAAGAAACAAATGCTTTTGAAGCAAGCTGCAGTCGCACCGCTCACCGCCACCACGATCAGCCTCACGCAACCCAACCCCGCCGGCTCGCTGCCTATGTGCTCTATCCCCCCAGTATCTGCTACTGCT GGTTTCCCACAACTCCCAGAAGCAAACATAATAAACACCAGCCACCGCGCCGCCTTGCAGCACGCCAACGCCACATCCTGTGGCTTCTTCGTCTCCCAAGACTCTTCATTTGGAAACCAAATTCTACCCGTGCTCCCGAGGTTTGACAGCAAGTGA
- the LOC134742411 gene encoding rRNA N6-adenosine-methyltransferase METTL5, with amino-acid sequence MAAVMKLKTLQGHLQDLSGFEKPKVQLEQYETPPHIAAVALYTMQTQYEALEGKLVLDAGCGPGALALGAALLGAAVTAVDVDADALSVLQENKDDTDITNVDVVQCDFLGPSVCRWENYFDTVVMNPPFGTKNNAGVDMRFLRTGLGLSCDSVYSLHKSSTRAHIQKKIKEWGVKGTVIAELRYDLPATYKFHKQQSRDIAVDLWRVHHPC; translated from the exons ATGGCGGCTGTTATGAAGCTGAAGACGCTGCAGGGTCATCTGCAGGACCTGAGTGGGTTTGAGAAGCCGAAAGTACAACTGGAGCAGTATGAGACTCCTCCACACATTGCTGCAGTTGCTCTTTACACAATGCAG ACACAATATGAAGCCCTAGAAGGCAAGCTGGTGCTGGACGCGGGCTGCGGGCCGGGCGCGCTGGCGCTCGGCGCGGCGCTGCTCGGGGCGGCCGTCACCGCCGTCGACGTCGACGCGGACGCCTTGAGCGTGCTACAGGAGAATAAAGATGACACTGACATTACTAATGTTGATGTGGTCCAATGTGACTTCCTTGGGCCAAGCGTTTGTAG GTGGgaaaattattttgatacaGTTGTGATGAACCCACCGTTCGGCACGAAGAACAACGCCGGCGTCGACATGCGGTTCCTGCGCACCGGGCTCGGTCTCAGCTGCGACAGTGTCTACTCGCTACACAAGTCTTCTACAAG GGCACACATCCAAAAGAAGATCAAAGAGTGGGGCGTAAAGGGCACCGTGATAGCGGAGCTGCGCTACGACCTGCCGGCGACGTATAAGTTTCACAAGCAACAGTCGCGCGACATCGCCGTCGATCTGTGGCGGGTGCACCATCCCTGCTAG